From Malus sylvestris chromosome 1, drMalSylv7.2, whole genome shotgun sequence:
CTTCGGCGGCATGTATCTTACACCAGAACAAGAATGTGATGACGTGCAAATGACTCGAGTAAGTTGCTCAAAAATAGGCATGGTTAAGGAGGTAAACTAAGGGCATGGTTAACAACAAAATTTATAGGGGCATGCTTAATGAGAAAATTTATAGGGGCATGTTTGATAATCAATTCGTTTAAATTTTAgtcttcatttttattttttttttttgctatatacATAGGAAAATCATTATAGGTTTAGGATCAAGAGAGGTATTTTTTGACACACATTTTGTAGTCTACTTCGTAGtttttttcaacaatttgaatcatttaatattttaattcattattcaTAGTCATGCCTaccaaaaatcatttaaatccaAATTATATGACCCTTGAATTAAATGATCATCATTTTAGTATTTATTTTGCAAAATTGTATTTTCTTATTTATGCTATATACAGTGGAAAATTATGTAGGAGAAAGAAACAATGAAAAGGAGGAGCCGGGTTTGAAGTAATGATAAAATGCAGAGAAGAAATGCGTATAGAATGACAAAATGAAAGATCAAATATTAAAAGAcaattttaagttgtttttactttcaagattttgtttttatgtaatCTTCATTTAATTTCTCCTTCCAACCACCTCTCTTCATCCTTTTCAATTCTTCATTTCTTTCGTACTTTTTCATTTATCTCTAGcataaaaaatcaaaactatagcttaaaaacaaaatggttatcaaataaATCATAAGTTGTCACGTTGCGTATCTCTTATTTCTCCATTTCTATCATAACGTGAAAGTTTTTCTGTTTATCTCTTTCATCATGTGACTACCAAAAGAAAGAGTGACATAGCCAAAGATCATAAAAGATTTCATGTGTAGAGTATTTTCTGTCAAAAATCCAAGTCAAtctgaaaaatcaaaatttcttACTACTTGTAGTAGTATACGTTTGCATGCATGCGCAGCTGCAGCCTGCAGGCAACTACTAGTGGAGTTGGCAAaagcattttattttagtatcaATTCGACAAGGAAGAAAGGAAAGCACAAGCCAAAAGCAGTGCTTAATACGCACGAATCTTTATCCATTTTAATTTGGACATTCTTAGCACATATTTTGGTTCAAGTGCTATACTGCTATGTTACATGTATAATGAAGGACCTGGTGGTTGTCAAATGATCTAATAatttagaattagggttttaaacTTTTAATCATTAAATTGCACACGGAAAATGCAAATGTGGAACTATGAGAGGGACAGCATATGTATTTAGCTATGTAATGAAGCTTAAAGTAAAATATTCTTGCACTTAGCTCCTAAGCTCTAGAAAAGGATTCTCGCCGGATCCTTTTTCTGGGGATCTCAAGGATTTCGTGATCGTGaccattcatcgtatatcgtacggtcaatttttgttaaatacTTTTAATACGatatatacgatgaacggttatGATCACGGGATTCTCAGGATCCCCAAAAAAAGGATCCAGCGATGATCCTTTTTCCTAAGCTCCACGATTGGATTTTGGCCAGAATGAAATAAGaagttttttttaggaaaactaatgaaaatggcttgaaaacttagttttaatcataaggacaaaataaagggtaaagtgaatagtaccagaattgactttttaatgtaaaattttgatttttcattaaagtgaatagtaccaagagcatgaaaaattttaatgtaaaaattttattatctctattaaaaaattttaatgtaaaattttttaatgtaaaaacaaaaatacaaaataaaggaGAATAAAAGGGAAAATGAAATATGTACAAATGGAACTGCATTATTACAAACTTTCTAACAAACAATAGAATCAAGGGACACTAAACATACAATAATTAAGTCGTATGTAAATCACGTGTAGTGCTACTTTTTTGCCTGGTTATTGTCCATGCGGGTTTAAACTATTAAAAGTGTTTCTTTATTCAAAGATTAAAAGTTTATAACTTGTTTAGTTGTGCATATTTTCCTACAGAAAAAAAATGTGGAGTTAACAAAGCAAATTTGTATTTTGACAGAGTTATTGGAGCAATAGTCATTGTGATTGTCCTTTATATGGTTCTATGGGGGAAAAGCAAGGATCAACTTCCATCTGAGTCAGAAAAAAATGATAACATGGAATTGGCTACGACTATTTAACAAATACTACATTCATGGAAAGGACACTGACTTCAGATATCTGTGGGCATTGATGTTACTAATAAGAAGCTGATATATTTATCTTAAGGAGGAAGAGCAAAATACTCTATAATAACTACTTGGAATTTGAATTTTCAATCTGTAACAAATTTCATGCAAGGCCAAAGGTTAATTTAGTATAATGTTacatcctatatatatatatatatatatatatatatatgtatgtattgacacatcccgacccgtaATGTCTactaggactctgaatcgagctttgctggccgacacctagaaggtgacgaagccataaaggaTAGTGATgtagaaaatgtgaataaatttgaacctaaaagtgcctaaagacaagagtgcgctgtgagtgggaatgaactcatttcacacgcgatgtcagagcataagtaaattacagtagtgtgggtaaggatcttaccctcagaggtagccacctatattgagattcgccaagaatcctcgtcgatacaaaCTTTCAGCAACTAACCTGgaagggcgaaaaacagaaaacttgagtgggcaaaaacaaaactttttaaaaacatttctctttcaaaaaataataacccctcaccgtaaaacctgtataatttttcagaaaataataatacatacgtatatagaaatcagGCTCGAAAGCAATGAAAACCAAAGTAtgtgccatgtcaagtatctcaatgataaatatgtaagccaggtgatgtaaatcaatataaaatgatatatcagtcggagtcacctaatgtgacctatacggctaaatctatagctcataaccaattcctgcacacgagttggaaccacctaatgtggcctgtacgacaggctgagtgtaaataaatacgctcaagtgctacgatcacgtgaaggctgtgcgaagcatcgcaagtcacctacgagtcgaaaccacctaatgtggtatgtacgacaggctagcacctaccttggatccaaggtgagcgtacagtgcgggaggtgaacgatcatgtgaaggctaAGCCCTGGCCTCGGGCAGAGCACTAACATCGAGGTGCATGATAATGAACTCTAAATGCATCTACGCATAACCATACACAATGCAACCACTATCATCATAATGTACTCACCTGAAACTTACATGGGCCTCTGCAGCATCATTCCATATTATGCAAAACTATACTCATGCAAATACTAAGATATAATGCATCCTGGACATGGCATTTAATTcataaattcatttaaaaatagtTTCTGGAAATCGTAaagcatatatacgtatatatagaaaacaaaagcccactcacctggagtccaagCTACAACTCCCTAACATGAATATTGAGACGTCCCGAACGATCGgcacctagaacaattatcaaatctcATCTCATAATTCTTATTGCTAGAACATGTAACTTATGAAAAACATATCCCTAAGggcgttctagaatgatttgagatccattgaccaaaagtcaaccgtcggtcaACGATCGAcgatagggtccacaaccctacgtaacttgatccggaagatccgctcCTCGGATTTTCATATAAATTGCTCAGTGCAGTTAACTTTTCTTCCCCACTAACAATGTATTTGGACAATCAAAATTTGGCAAAGTGCCAAAACCCTACCATATTTTCCGATTTCGATGTTATGCAGAAAATGGAGTTAATCTTTCTTAAGAAATCGTTTTAGAATTCACTGCATCATTGAGTACTTGAATTTGAAAAAGGTCTCAGGCTAGGAGTCTATAATGAATCGTTTATGGCCTCTACACCTTACATAGCTCATAAGCTTTTGTTTCGTGATTTGATTAGAGAGACAAAACCAGATTAGGACAATGTTTAGTGAGTCTTTGGTTAACCTAATCTGTCGGGCAAAGCTACTCATAGCTGTGATTCTCTTGCAGTGTGGCTATGCAGGTTAGAATGTAATTGCTAGTCTTGCTCTAAACCAGGGAAGGAGCCATTATGTGTTCTTAGTCTATAGAATGGCTACTGCAACTGTTCTCATTTCTCCTTTTGCTCTTATTTTGGATAGGTTTGTTTGCTCTCTCGATATCCATGCACAACAATCTTCTATTGTTAGGCAGTCATGTTTAGAAAATATTACTAATCGTCAAGATTAAGCACCAAGAAATTGCGGGCGAACATGACCTCGCGAGTAAGATTCTTAACCGTTAAGCGTAATGTTAACGTTTAGCTAAGCGACTCTAAACGACCTTATTTGAAGTATCCACATCTGTCATGTTCAATATTTTCCTGCAATTGCATTTGCCACACACGGACAAAACGCACAGTTTAAGCAGATGAATTTATAAGGGTTTTGCAGGCTTGAGAAAGTGAACATTAGGAAACTTCATAGCCAAGCAAAGGTAGTGGGGACTATAGTCATAGTTGGGGGAGCTATTATATTGACTCTGGTGAAAGGACCGAAACTTAATTTTCCCTGGACAAAGGGCAAACGTCTAAACTAAGTTCATCACCAATTGCGAAGTGATTCAAACCCTAAAGACCTCATTAAGAGTGCCCTCGTGACTGCAGCATCTTGTTTCTTCTGGTTTTGTTTCATCATTTTGCAAGTAGGAGCTCTTAAATCTACACCATAGATCGCATTTTTATCCTTTTCTggaaactgttattagcattccaaaatTCTTCTTTTATTAGCATTCCTAAAAACCtcattaaaaagtaaaatatgaTGGTGAATTCTAAGCAATGCATGCTTTTACGCTAAGATCATATCCTTGTGAGCTCTCCCTCATAGCTTTTACAAGCTTTTGGGGTCTGGTCCGATACTTGCCATTTTCATGGAACAGAAAACCCCTAATGCAGTCTGGTCTATACAATTTGACATCAAACTTTTAGCATCTTTTTAGGGGGTATGAAAATTTTTTTGCaacattcaaaaaaaaaaaaatttgaatcaatAAACTGTGATTTACATTCACAGAATTGGTTTCGCCGCAGGCAATACTCTCTGGGGATAATTATTATATCATGGGAGCGGTAAACAAAGAAAAGGGACCTATTTACCATTCTTCTTTTAACCCCTTAGGCACAGTAACTACTGCAATTATGGGTTCCCTTGTTTTAGCTGAGCAGATGTATTTCAAAAGGAGACCCATAAATTTCAGAGAGGAGACATAAGTCAAAGTAGAACGAATTTTAAGTTTCAGAGAGTAGAATGATGACTTTAGAGTCACAGGAGGCAAAGTAAGATCAAAATAGAGTTACAAAGATGTTTCTAAAAATAAGCCATAAAAGTATGTAATTGGAAAACTTTCATGCCCTTGGTCTGCTAGACCCAAAGTCACGAGTAACTAGTTTACCACTTAGCATAATCAGTTCACTTGTTATAACATAAGTGGACAACGAGTTTATACTTTAGGATGTCAATAAATATCCAACACACTAGTGTTATAACACGTGATATGAACctcaaatatatttaattaatggCAAGACTAAGATAACCCACAAACAATAGTTGGCCTCCACAGAGAGGCTGCATCATCTATCAGCCTGAAGATAATGCTTCTTCAATTGGAAAGCGGCCAACTCAGCGtggtttcttaaaaaaaaaattcagagagCAAAACAGACATTCACACAATATCAAGTAATAGAGAATAAACTGTCCAAAATCCAAAATTCTATTTTTATAAGAACCGTTTCAAATAGCGAAAATACCTGTAAACCATCCACCAAATCCAGTATTTAAATTGAGGTGTCTATAACTTAGTAATTTACTATAATCTGTATGCTGCATTGCTGCTATGCACGATCATATCTTAATTTAACCCCAGAAAGTTGATGAGGAAGATTCCGATGTCAAGAAGGTACAGTGGTTTCATCTTTTCCATAGATACGCTGAAGTTCTCGGGTTGCAGCTTGATATGATGCTGAAAAAGGCAAAAATAGAGATTGTATGAGAGAAATTGTATTAAGCAGGTCACTCCAAAAAAATCATCTAAAATTATTCATCACCTTTCCAGATGCGGAAATTCTTCTGATTAATAGGAGACCCTGTCACGGTTTGAATGACCTCAAACAGCATGTCCTGAGGAGTGTTCTTCAGCTCTTGGACTACTGCATAAATGGTCTTTCCGTTCTCAAAGTAGATGTGATTATTGGGATGTTTGGTCTTGGCACCAGCATGACGCTCAAACTCATAAGCATTAAGAGACTGCATGATATAATTAAACGTTCGAGCTAAGTTACAAATCGCAGATTGAAAGCTAATTGATCAAAGTGGGAAGCTCCATTAGACCCATAGATCATGGAACAAATACGGTGGGAGGCCCAACCACCACACTACAAGTATAGACACAAACCCCCCTTACCATACGTGCGACTCTCACCGCATATGGCTAAATGaaacattttctttttaatttttctacacATGTTTATAAAGCACTTCCCTAAGTTACAATTTTGAAAGATATGAGGATAAATTCGTTGTGTCTTACTTCAAAGCAGTTGAATCTAACAAGAGTTCATTACCTTTGTGTGATTGCATTGATCGCAGGAACATAGATACCCGGCCCCTTTTATGGTTGCTTTGAGGTTTTTCTGCAGATAACATAAACAAGTCAAATCAAGGAATTATTACAGAAAATTAATCACCTGTCAAAAGAATCAGAACGATCAATAGTTATCAGCTTACCTCCCGTGACCAGGAAACATAATTCACCGGAACGCCATCAAACATACCAGTCGATAACAAACTTTTGACATTTGAAGGGAAGTTGTTTGGAGGAGCTTTCCTAGCAGTCCTTGGCTCTTTATTTTTTGGAACCGTATCAGTTTTAGAATCAACTTGCAGAGCTTCACCTACATTTGGATCTGTATGTGACTGAACTGGATCCTTCAGGCCAAGTTCTTCTGACTGCGGAGCCGTGTTCTGACTACTCGTCAGCAAATCATAGCTGCTGATGATCCCGCCAGAAGGATTTGTCTCGGGTTCATCATGGAAACTTCCAAAAGAGATGGTGCTGCTGTCATTCTTATTGTAATTATGACTCATAGAATTGGTAGCTCCTTTATCATAGGGAGGACCAATTGGTACAACATTCGAATCAGCCTTGTCATAGGTCGGACCCATTGATGTAATATTATCAGTCTGTTTATCATAGGTGGGAGCCATTGAGATGAAATTCTCATTTGCCTTACCATATGTTGCACCCATAGAAATAAAATTCTCATCACCTTTGTTGTAGGAGCTACCTAACGATATGAAACTGCTATCTCCCTTTTCACATGACTGGCCTATTGATATAAAACTTCCATCGTCCTTGTCAAAGGGCGGACCCATTGATAAGTTACTATTGTTGCCCTTGTTATAATTTTGAGCCATCGATATGAAATTCCCATTTCCCTTACTGTAGGTGTGACCCATTGAAATGAAATTGCCATCTGCTTTATTAAAGGCAGGCCCTATTGAGATTCTGTTCTCTTCGCCATTATTATAAGTCGGACCCAAAGATATGGTGTTGTCATTGCTCTTATTATATGCAGTACTCACTGAAATTGTATTGTTGTCTCCTCTAATGTAGGAGTGCCCCATTGACGCAGACATGACGTTCTCAGAGTCCCTAACTTCATTGACCTTAACTTTTCTGAGTCCACCAAAATTGAGACATGATGATTGGTCTTCAATAGAGTTAGACATTGACAAACCCACTGACGGATCATTTCGATATTGATTCTCAAAACCCTTTCTTCCCAAATTCATATGTCCATTTCCAACAGGTTGAATGTTCCTCTCACCTGGGTTGATTGTCCGTACTGGCTCAGATCCGAAAAGCCGATCAGAGAATGGACATGGAACTGACTGAAACCCTGAAGTATTTTCCCACGGCGAAATAGCCAAATGTGGAACTCCTGAAACTGGCCTGCCATTAGCAGCCTCCATTGCGTGCTTCTTGTTGTTGAAGAGCTCCACCCCATTGGAATCCACAAACCATGGGTGACCTTGCTTTGAATCTAATCTGGAAGGATTGTCATAACCCATCTCTGAAACTGGCCTGCCATTAACAGCCTCCATTGTTTGCTTCTTGTTGTTGAAGAGCTCCGGCCCATTGGAATCCATAAACCACTGGTGACCACGCTTTGAATCTAATCTGGAAGAATTGTCATAACCCATCTCTCCATCAGTTAAACAGCTAGAATCTCTCGGAGTCCACAAACTTTTGGGTTGGAAAGACTGACAAAGAAAATTACTGTTTAGATTGAATGACAAAATGTTAAAATAAGAACAGTAGCCTTCTAAACACAAGCATATTCATTAAAATAATAGTATCTGAAAACAGAGGAGACATGTATATGAAGACAGAAGGATAAACAGATCGTTCTGCAGACCACTTAATGTTGCATTTTAAGAGAGATCAAAAGAAATTACACGTGACTCATATCTTCCAAGAAGATACACACACGATTCACTAACAGCTTATTTTTATAGATTTTTGAACTCCCACCAGAGATGCTTTCCTAGACAACCAAATGCATTTTATCATTTCACATATCAGTGGATTTCACAAAATGGACTACCATAAAATTAATCCCGTTCAGAAGAATAGTGGCAGTGGTGCTAACAAACCAGGTCCTGGCTGTAAcgatgaaaatattaataatttcttATGTCTGTCCAAATCAGTTATGCTCTGAAGCATTAAATCTTTTCCTCCATAATGCAAAAGGACTTGGAGAGAAATCATTTTATGatggaagagaaagaaaattttGCCTTACGGAGCTGTAGGCAATTCAAAGAGTCAAAGAACAACTTCCTAATATGCATGGTTTCCAAAACTAATTGttacaaaaatcattttaaaataacaATAAGAAACAACGTACTTGGTATTAATAACAACAATAGAGGCTGGATTTGGCAAAAAGAACAGCAAGTTGCTGTTAATCGTGGAAACTCTTCTAAGGAAATTATTAGGCATTTATTTGATAAAGCTTTGTATCACGTCGGTTCCCATTAGATAAAGCTTCCTGAGCTAGTATGATATACATCTAACCATGATTAGATTTCTTCACCGATATGCTAAGTAAAAtaatttgttaagaaaaaaacATAACCATCAAAGCATAAATATGCGCTTCTTAAGTAAATTATATTTCTTACTAGCTGTACTTAGCAAGCTATGAGAAGAAAATTCCTTCAAAAAGTAATGAAATGAAATATCAATAAATGCAGAAATCCTATGTTAGCTCGTATACTTTTAGCTAATAAGTACAAGACACTAGAATCTTGATACGAATTGATCTAATATACTTCTAATAATCCAATGTTAGCtcacttttttttaattgtttttacaaATTTAACTATAGAAGAGGTAAATCTTTCAGCGCTTGATGTTGATCCCACACACTTAGCGGTCTAAGTTAAACAAGTTATTCTATAATCCAAAGTTGCAAGGATGCTTAACTGGTCACTGCAAATTTATTCTAGTATTCTGATCTTACTATTACTCAACATAACTGGTATCAAACTTAAACTCTTGAAAGCTGCtttcttcttcaaaaaaaaCTCTTGAAAGCTGCTAactaagttctttttttttacttataaatgaCAATTTCTCTCaataatgttttttaataaGTTTGACATTATAGCAAATTACAAAGAAACATTATGCAATTAACAGTCCGTAATAACCAATAATGTATTCTAGTAAGAGAACAGATGGTCATGGATAATGCATATCTAGTTCTTTTTGCTCGCCCAAATGCGAACGTTGAGGTCCAGAATCACTGGATATAGCTACTGACATACCCACCTTACCGTCACAAAAGAATCCATCCTTTAAATTGAATTCTATGAATGTAAATTAGTAAATAATATAGCAAGGAAATTAAAGATCATTTTCAGTCTGATCACCAAAAGTCAAGCGTGTAGAGATCAAATACCATAACTCTGTACAAAAAGCACATGGCTTTCCATTTGGCGTATAAGCCAGtcgtcatttttcattaaaaatttcacaTTTTCAAACAATCAAAACAAGATTGGATTCCCAGATCAGATTGAAAATATGAACAACGCAAAGATACGATTATTTAATTCTCAAAGAACCAACGCACACGAAAACACCCATTTTACAAACACAAACAAGATCATTGACCGAAAATAGATAGAAAAAAGTAACAACCACACAGAGCAAAAAGCTGCAAAACAGGCAGCACCATGATTTATCAAAAGCCCGATACCTCTCAGGTGCAATTGTatcaaaaaccccaaaaaagaTAAACCGAAAATTTCGACACGACATTGGCATCAAAAAGCTTCAATCAGAGTTCAGAGTCTACCATTTTTGAAAAAGGCTCACTGAGTCACCACAGCACAACTCAATGAACTCGCTTCCTCACTGTCCACCTCAGATTTTCCCACACTCCACTCTCTGTCAAACCCAAACCACCTTATACGACGCCTGTTCACCTGTAAAACGCCACTGATTAAAACAAAAAGCAATCCATGCAACTCCAAGCTCCAAGCTCAGGGCTCGACCAATCTGCACACTACAAAACAAAAACCCGAAAAAATTGAGCTTCGATCACAGAGAGCGCGCAGCGACGACACAGAATGAGAAAAATACGCAGAGATCAAAGCGATCAAATTGAATTTTCAATAACCTATACATACGCAAATTATATGTATACAAGCACGATACACAGAAAAATGGGGGCCAAAACCTAGAAATTGAGAAGAATGAGAGGAAAGAGTACCTTCGCCGGTGCGATTTTCCCGCGCCGGAACACagaatttccttttcttttacttttttttcttctgagaAATAAGAGAGTGAAGGACTGGTGGGGGGGTATGAGAAATATTGGTGAGCTTTGGGTTTTAACTGTGGCAATGTCTACTACGGAGCTCTCTACCGTTATGTTTATAGCCCTGTTATCGTCACCGTACACGTGGCCAGTTTGGCTCCTGATGGGTTTTCTCCGCGAGCTCTCTGTTATTAGGGGACGTTGGATATAGGGTGTCAACGATGCGGATGAATAACGTGCACATGGTTGCCGGATTTGTCATATCcactatttctttatttttagctttaaattgaataaatggaacgaaaatcatcaatataaataggataatgttagggagattcaatttgaaaactaaatttgcaaaaactaaatgatgtgttaccaatagaaataagcacgtttatcaacatttaagtaataaatcaatcatcaattttcatgtattttaatttccaaaactttgtctataaatttaatctATCTAGCAGTACTcatataaataatacaaaattctTATCCCATTTGTATTATATTCTAAGAGTAAACTGCTGATTTTCTTGTTGAACTTTCACTTAGCTTTCGATTTCCTCCTAAACTTttaaattggaaaattaaggactcaaactagttttttttttgccaatttCCCCCATGCTGTTAActtttcattcatttcattcaaatttATGTTAAATGGAAGTATGTGCATAACATATGAGGGTAGTCTGGTCGCTTTGTtcttttaaataattgaaaaccttataTTTCTAAAATATTAACCTGTGCAAATTTGTGTAATTATATAGCTTCTATATTTAAAGGTCTAGTGAAGTGACGTTTTTGTCTTCAAATGAGAGTCATGTGATGTGCATATGATAAGAGATAACGATAATTTGAATGGAATATATGTGAAACTAATGGTAAGAGTAAATCGGCAGTTTACCCTATTTCTAATAAAAATGAGACTCACATTTATGTTAGTAGGCCCTCTTTTATTAAAGATGCAGTATGAAAATTGTAATAAGTGTAGTATTacttaattaaatataaatgtaataaaaaaatatagagcttgtttattatttttcttctcacaCATATTCATCGGGTATTCTTGATAGCCATGCTAATCGAAAACCATATTTCCCATCGATTAACGGGAGactatgattaaaaaaaatatatcgtttattaaagTATCAAGATATCCACGTCTAAGAATAAAAGATATGATTAGGGAAAACAAttagtatttaaaaaaatatatttacatTGTGAAGTCAGACTTCCACTTTGAGTCGGATGTTTTTGGTttccaaaacaaataaataaataaataatatatatatttccttGTTTGGAAATGCTGTGAAGGTCAATAGCATTTCTCTAATGAACAGTCGTTTATTTCCATCCCATATTTGTTTGTGTAGTAAAGAAGAATGAAAGTCTGTTCGACTTTCGAATATTTTCCTTAAGAAAAGGAAACACCCAGAATATTTAGGGACaaagttgtagtttttagtACTTAATCAGGACAATTAATGATGAGATAAGAAGAAAGGTTAGCTACTCAAGGATGAGTAAGAACTTCTACTCAAAACTCTTCATGTCTAAATCATAGAACTTTGTGTTTATGATcaaaaccgttcatattatgaattatactGTAAATATCATATAtgcaaaaaaatgaattaaaattaaggtcATTTAGTCAATCTTTTATACCAAATACATAGACCATTTATTATACTTTTACAAATTCCGTTCATCTATTTTTGTACAGTTCGATGTCTaatgaccttagttttaattaattttttgtagaAACAATCTTTatagagtgatttataatatgaacgattAATTATCATAAATACAAAGTTCTAtgagggtgcgtttggtacgtgggacgggacgggacggaacgggacgaggcgttccgtcccgcgtttggtgcgccaaaaatgggtggaacgggctgttccacgggacagattttgggtgtttttgcgtcccacctcccccctggaacgggtttgttccacgtctgtggaacacaatgttttaccattttaagacaaatataccccatgtctttttcaaaaattacaccttcgttccgtcccgtcccgtcccgttccgttccgttccgtctgcgtaccaaacgcaccctgaaTCCACAACGAACAATATTGAGTAAGAACTCCTACTCATTCTTTGGGTAGCCAAATATTATTCATGAGATAAATCAATAAATGGTTTCAGAGGTAAGGAATGAGGAATTTTTGAATATGTCAAGAACATTATCCGGTATcctaagtgtcataatacaattagtttgagttttttttttataagtttccaaccaattgtattatacTAGGTGTACCATGCCGTATTCGtagcacactaaaaaatctctcataagGGACAAGCGAACCCCCAAGGCCGGGGATTCAAGGGAATAGAGTTTCATACTCATTTCCAAGGCTCTAATATG
This genomic window contains:
- the LOC126623410 gene encoding uncharacterized protein LOC126623410 isoform X3 — translated: MGYDNSSRLDSKRGHQWFMDSNGPELFNNKKQTMEAVNGRPVSEMGYDNPSRLDSKQGHPWFVDSNGVELFNNKKHAMEAANGRPVSGVPHLAISPWENTSGFQSVPCPFSDRLFGSEPVRTINPGERNIQPVGNGHMNLGRKGFENQYRNDPSVGLSMSNSIEDQSSCLNFGGLRKVKVNEVRDSENVMSASMGHSYIRGDNNTISVSTAYNKSNDNTISLGPTYNNGEENRISIGPAFNKADGNFISMGHTYSKGNGNFISMAQNYNKGNNSNLSMGPPFDKDDGSFISIGQSCEKGDSSFISLGSSYNKGDENFISMGATYGKANENFISMAPTYDKQTDNITSMGPTYDKADSNVVPIGPPYDKGATNSMSHNYNKNDSSTISFGSFHDEPETNPSGGIISSYDLLTSSQNTAPQSEELGLKDPVQSHTDPNVGEALQVDSKTDTVPKNKEPRTARKAPPNNFPSNVKSLLSTGMFDGVPVNYVSWSREKNLKATIKGAGYLCSCDQCNHTKSLNAYEFERHAGAKTKHPNNHIYFENGKTIYAVVQELKNTPQDMLFEVIQTVTGSPINQKNFRIWKASYQAATRELQRIYGKDETTVPS